The sequence CATTACCGATACGGTTTATCGGGTACGTCTGGTGCCTGAGCAGCCGTTTTCTTTCAAGGCAGGGCAATATCTGATGGTGGTGATGGACGAGCGCGACAAGCGTCCGTTCTCGCTGGCATCAACCCCGACGCAGCAAGATTACATTGAGCTGCACATCGGCGCTTCGGAGCTGAATCTGTACGCCATGGCGGTGATGGATCGCATCCTGAAAGAGCAGGCGATCACCGTCGACGTGCCGCACGGCGACGCCTGGCTGCGGGAAGAAGGCAGCCGTCCGCTGGTGCTGATCGCCGGCGGCACCGGTTTCTCTTATGCGCGTTCAATCCTGTTGACCGCGTTGGAGCAGCAGCCCGATCGCGATATTTCTATCTACTGGGGCGGGCGTGAGCTGAAGCACCTGTACGATCTGAGCGAGCTGGAAGCGCTGTCGTTGCAGCATCCGAATCTGAAGGTGATCCCGGTGGTCGAGCAGCCGGAAGCCGAATGGCGCGGCCGCAGCGGCACCGTGCTCAGCGCGGTGCTGCAGGATTTCGGCACGCTGGCGGAGCACGACATCTATATCGCCGGGCGTTTCGAGATGGCGAAAATCGCCCGTGAGCGTTTCTGCGCCGAGCGCGGCGCGCTGGAAGCGCATATGTTCGGCGACGCGTTTTCGTTTATCTGACCGATGCTATGTGCAGTGAACGGGGTGGCCGAGGGTCGCCCCGTTATTATTTGGGCGCTGGCAAACGTCAGGCATAAAAAACCCGCCCCTGACAGGCGGGAAGAACGGCAACTAAACTTGGCGGGATGCCGCGATTTGAAGTGGTGACGCGGTCATCCCAAGATAGACACAGCTAAACGCGTTCAAAGACGGTGGCGATGCCCTGACCCAGGCCGATGCACATGGTCGCCAGGCCGAACTGCGCGTCGCGACGTTCCATGTTGTTCAACAGGGTGGTCGAGATGCGGGAGCCTGAACACCCCAGCGGGTGGCCGAGCGCGATGGCGCCGCCGTTCAGGTTGATCTTGTCGTCGATGCTGTCCATCAGCCCCAGATCCTTGATGCACGGCAGCGACTGGGCGGCGAACGCTTCGTTCAGCTCGAACAGATCGATGTCCTGCACGCTCAGACCGGCGCGTTTCAGCGCCAGCTTGCTGGCCGGCACCGGGCCGTAACCCATGATGGAAGGATCGCAGCCGACGACCGCCATCGAGCGGATGCGGGCGCGGGCCTTCAAACCGAGCGCTTTGGCGCGCGATTCGCTCATCAGCAGCATGGCGGAAGCGCCGTCCGACAGGGCGGAAGAACTGCCGGCGGTGACGGTGCCGTTGACCGGATCGAACGCCGGACGCAGGGCCGACAGGCTTTCGACGGTGGTTTCCGGGCGAATGACTTCATCGAAATCGTAACGGGTCAGCACGCCATCGGCGTCGTGACCGTTGGTCGGTATGATCTCGTTTTTGAAGTAACCCGCCAGCGTCGCCGCATGCGCGCGCTGGTGGGAGCGGGCGGCGAACTCATCCTGCATCTGGCGGCTGATGTTGTGCATCTTGGCCAGCATTTCGGCGGTCAGCCCCATCATCCCGGCGGCTTTGGCCACGCTGCGGCTCAGCCCCGGATGGAAGTCCACGCCGTGGTTCATCGGCACATGGCCCATGTGTTCCACGCCGCCGATCAGGCTGACGTGTGCGTCGCCAACCATGATGGCGCGCGCCGCGTCGTGCAGCGCCTGCATCGAAGAGCCGCATAGGCGATTGACGGTCACCGCCGGCACGCGGTGCGGGATCTCGGCCAGCAGCGCGGCGTTGCGGGCGATGTTGAAGCCTTGTTCCAGCGTCTGCTGTACGCAGCCCCAGTAAATATCATCGATCTCGGCGGCGTCCAGCGCCGGGTTGCGGCTCAGCACTTCACGCATCAGGTGAGCGGAGAGATCTTCGGCGCGCACCTGGCGGAAGGCGCCGCCCTTGGAGCGGCCCATCGGCGTGCGTACGGCATCAACAATAACTACGTTTTCCATCTTTATGACCTCATGCCGGTTGGCGGGTAGCGACGTCGGACAGCGGTGTCGCCACCGGGTAGTAGCTTTCATTGCGTTCGGCCTTGGCGCGCAGACCGGCCGGCACCTGATACAGGGCGCCGAGGTGTGCGTAACGCTGGGCCAGCTCAACGTAGTTGGCGGTGCCGAGCGTATCCAGGTAGCGGAACGCGCCGCCGTGGAACGGAGGGAAGCCAATGCCGTAGACCAACGCCATATCGGCTTCCGCCGGGCTGGCGACGATCTTCTCTTCCAGGCAGCGAACCACTTCGTTGATCATCGGGATCATCATGCGCGCGATGATTTCTTCGTCGCTGATGGTCTGGCGCGGTTTGCTCACTTCGGCCAGCAGCGCATCGGTCTGCTCGTCGTTGTCCTTGCGCGGTTTGCCTTTGCTGTCCTGGCTGTAGCGGTAGAAGCCCAGCTGATTTTTCTGACCGAAGCGCTGGTTGTCGAACATCACGTCAATGGCGTCGCGGTAGTCTTTGCTCATGCGATCCGGGAAGCCGGCGGCCATTACCGCCTGCGCATGATGCGCGGTGTCGATGCCCACGACGTCGAGCAGGTAGGCCGGGCCCATCGGCCAGCCGAACTGTTTTTCCATCACTTTATCGATCTGACGGAAGTCGGCGCCGTCGCGCAGCAGCAGGCTGAAGCCGGCGAAATACGGGAACAGCACGCGGTTGACGAAGAAGCCCGGGCAGTCGTTCACCACGATCGGCGTTTTGCCCATGCGGCTAGCGTAGGCCACCACCTTGGCGATGGTGTCATCGCTGGTCTGTTCGCCGCGAATGATTTCAACCAGTGGCATGCGGTGTACCGGGTTAAAGAAGTGCATGCCGCAGAAGTTTTGCGGGCGCTTCAGCGATTTTGCCAGGTGATTAATCGGAATGGTCGAGGTGTTCGACGCCAGCACGGTGTCCTCACCGATCAGGGTTTCCACTTCCGACAGCACGGCGGCTTTGACTTTCGGGTTCTCGACGACCGCTTCGACGATCACCTGCGCGCGTTCGATACCAGCATAGTCCAGCGTCGGCTGAATGGTCGACAGCACCTGTGCCATTTTCAGGCCATCCAGCTTGCCGCGTTCCAGTTGCTTATTGAGCAGCTTGGCCGCTTCGCTCATGCCCAGCGTCAGCGACTTGTCGCTGATGTCTTTCATGATCACCGGCACGCCTTTCAGCGCCGATTGGTAAGCGATGCCGCCGCCCATGATGCCGGCGCCCAGCACCGCCGCCTGTTTCGGCGCATCCACATTCTTGGCCAGCTTTTTCGCCTGGCCCTTCACGAACTGATCGTTGAGGAAGATGCCGACCAGCGCGCGCGCTTCGTTGGAACGCGCCAACGGCACGAAGCTGGCGGTTTCCAGTTTCAGCGCTTCATCGCGGCCCAGCTTGGCGGCGGCTTCAATGGTCTTCACCGCGGTCATCGGCGCCGGGTAATGTTTACCGGCGGTCTGCAGCACCATGCCTTTGGCGGTGGTGAAGCTCATCGCCGCTTCAATCGGGCTGAGTTTCAGCGGCTCCAGCTTAGGTTGACGCGCGGCGCGCCAGTCCAGCTTGCCGTCGATCGCCTGTTGCAGCATGTTGAGCGCCGCTTCGGCCAGTTTTTCCGGTGCCACCACCGCATCCACCAGGCCGACTTTCAGCGCCTCTTTGGCGCTGACGTCTTTGCCGGCGGCGATGATTTCCAGCGCGCTGTCGTTACCCAGCAGGCGCGGCAGGCGGACGGAACCGCCGAAGCCCGGCATGATGCCCAATTTGGTTTCCGGCAGGCCGATGCGCGCGTCCGGTGAGGCGACGCGGAAATCGGTCGCCAGAATGCATTCGCAACCGCCGCCGAGCGCATAGCCGTTAATGGCCGAAATGGTCGGCACCGGCAAATCTTCCAGCCGGTTAAAGACATTGTTGGCGAACACCAGCCACTCTTGCAGCTTTTCAGCCGGTGCGGCGAACAGAGAAAGGAATTCGGTGATATCGGCGCCGACGATAAACGCGGCTTTGGAGGAACGCAGCAGCAGCCCTTTCAGCTCAGGCTGGTTTTCCAGCACGGTGAGCGCTTCGCCCAGGCTGGCGACGGTGCGGGTGTCCAGCTTGTTGACCGAGCCCGGTGCGTTGAACACCAGCTCGGCGATGCCGTTATCGAGCCAGTGCAGTTGTAATGTTTCGCCTTGGTAGAGCATGTCTATCTCCTGAATCAGCGTATGATCTGGTATGACCAGATGATGAGGAGTGTGGTTTTTATGTTAAAAATATGCAAATGAGAGATTGCATATTTGCTGGTCTGATCACATCTCACCAAGTTAGCGTTTTGATTTAAAACGAAGTTATATTTTATGTGCTATCGGCATTTGCTGGCGGTTGTCGGTCTTCATACACTTGCCAGCGGCGATTTATCATTCAGGTGAGGTTAGGCTGAATAAGGCGGCTGGTGTCATGGCGACGACGATGCGGGGCTGAAGATGGCACTCGGCTGGCTAAGGTTAAACTGCGGATGTAACGGCATTTGCCGGGAATTGCGAGCTGCTCCGCATGCCCAACGCAATGAGGTTGGTGCGCCGGAGCGCTGTGTTAAGATGACTTCTTTCGTGCTAAGGCATAAGGGTAATGTGATGGAAACGCTGGCTTCTTTGTATAACGACCACCTGGCAGAGCTGCAAAAACGCGCGCGCGAAGTGCTGGAGCGCAACAAGTTGGATGCGCTGCTGATTCACTCCGGTGAACTGCAAAAGGTATTTTTGGACGACCATAGCTATCCGTTCAAAGTGAACGCGCATTTCAAAGCCTGGGTGCCGGTGACGTCGGTGCCGAACTGCTGGTTGTGGATTGATGGCGTCAACAAGCCGAAGCTGTGGTTCTACTCCCCGGTTGACTACTGGCACAGTGTAGAGCCGCTGCCGGACAGTTTCTGGACCAAATCCCTTGAATTGATGCCGCTGGCCAACGCCGACGCTATCGCCCAGCAGCTTCCGCCGCAGCGCGAGCGCGTGGGCTATATCGGTTATGCGCAACAGCGCGCCCGCGATCTCGGCATCCCTTCGGAAAACATCAACCCGAAAGCGGTGTTGAACTACCTGGATTTCCACCGTTCGATCAAAACCGGCTATGAGCTGGCCTGCATGCGCGAAGCGCAGAAGACGGCGGTAACCGGCCATCGTGCGGCGCATGAAGCCTTCCTCTCCGGCATGAGCGAGTTCGACATCAATCTGGCCTACCTCACGGCGACAGGCCACCGCGATACCGACGTGCCTTACGACAACATCGTGGCGCTGAACGAACACGCTTCGGTACTGCACTACACCAAGCTGGATCATCAGCCGCCGGCCGAATCCCTGAGTTTCCTGATCGACGCCGGCGCGGAATACAACGGCTACGCCGCCGATCTGACCCGCACCTACGCAGCGCAAAACGGCAGCGAATTCGCCCATCTGGTGAAAGATCTCAACGGTGAACAGCTGGCGCTGATCGACACCATCAAAACCGGCGTGCGCTATACCGACTACCATGTGCAGATGCACCAGCGCATCGCCAAGCTGCTCAAGAATCACAAGCTGGTGAACGGCCTCAGCGAAGAGGCGATGGTTGAAACGGGCATCACTACGCCGTTCCTGCCGCACGGGCTGGGCCACCCGCTGGGCCTGCAGGTGCACGACGCCGCCGGCTTTATGCAGGACGAACAAGGCACCCATCTGGCGGCCCCGGCCAAGTATCCGTTCCTGCGTTGTACCCGCGTGTTGCAGCCGGGCATGGTGTTGACCATCGAGCCGGGTCTGTACTTCATCGAGTCTCTGTTGGCGCCGTGGCGCAGCGGTGAGTTCAAGCAGCACTTCGCCTGGGATCGCATCGATGCGCTGAAGCCGTATGGCGGCATCCGCATCGAAGACAACATCGTGATCCACGAAAAGCGCATCGAGAACATGACGCGCGATCTGAACCTGGCCTGATGCGGCCGTATCCGATACCGGCGGAAGCAACCTGCTTTACCGAAGAAATAAAGAAGAGCCGTTTTATCACCCTGCTGGCGCCGACCTGCGGGGTAGAAGCGGCCAAGACGTTTATTCAGCAGGTGCGGGATGAACACCCGGCGGCGCGGCACCATTGTTGGGCCTTCGTCGCCGGCAGCCCCGATGACTCGCAGCAGTTGGGATTCTCCGACGACGGAGAGCCGTCGGGTACCGCCGGCAAACCGATCCTCGCGCAGCTCATGGGCAGCGGCATCGGGGAAGTGACCGCCGTGGTCGTTCGTTACTACGGCGGTGTCAAGCTGGGCACCGGCGGATTGGTGAAAGCCTATGGCAACGGTGTTCAACAGGCGTTGAAGCAGCTGGCGTTGGCTCAAAAGGTGCCGGAAGCCGAATATATCTTGCAGTGCGACTATGCGCAGTTGGCGTTGGTGGGGAACTTGCTGCAGCAAACCGCAGGTCGGATCCTGCAGGGTGAATACGGCGCCGCCGTCGTGCTGCATCTGGCGTTGCCGGCCACGGAGGTCGAGCTGTTTGGGAATAAATTGCGTGATCTTAGTCGCGGTAATTTGCAATTAACCCCCATTTCGCAATAATTCCTCCCAATTGAATTGCTAAGGATCGTGCTGAAATGCATTTTCGCGCCATAACCCGTATCGTTGGTCTGCTGGTCATCCTGTTCTCCGGGACGATGTTTATTCCCGGCCTGGTGGCATTGATTTACCGCGATGGGGCGGGGCGCGCGTTCAGCCAAACCTTCTTCGTGGCGCTGACCATCGGTCTGATGCTGTGGTGGCCGAACCGCAAACAGAAACACGAACTGAAACCCCGCGAAGGCTTCCTGATCGTCGTGCTGTTCTGGACCGTGCTGGGCAGCGTGGGGGCATTGCCGTTCCTGTTTTCTGAACGGCCCAACTTGTCGCTGACCGACGCCTTCTTTGAATCCTTCTCGGGGCTGACGACCACCGGTGCGACGACGCTGGTGGGACTGGATTCGCTGCCGAAGGCCATTCTGTTCTATCGCCAAATGCTGCAATGGATGGGCGGCATGGGGATCATCGTGTTGGCGGTGGCGATACTGCCGATACTCGGCGTCGGCGGCATGCAGCTGTATCGGGCAGAAATGCCCGGGCCGCTGAAAGATAACAAAATGCGCCCACGCATCGCCGAAACAGCCAAAACCCTGTGGCTAATCTATGTGTTGCTGACCGTAGCCTGTGCGCTGGCGCTCTGGGGAGCAGGAATGTCGGTGTTCGATGCCATCGGCCACAGTTTCTCGACCATCGCCATCGGCGGCTTTTCTACCCACGACGCCAGTATCGGTTATTACGCCAGTCCGACCATCAACACCATCATCGCCGTGTTCCTGCTGATTTCCGGCTGTAACTACGGCCTGCACTTCGCTTTGCTCAGCGGCCGCAGTCTGAAGGTATACGGGCGCGATCCTGAATTCCGCATGTTCATCTTCGTCCAGCTGACGCTGGTGGTGGTGTGCACGTTGGTGCTCTGGGGTCATGGCGTCTATAAGAGCGGTATGGAAACGCTCAATCAGGCGTTCTTCCAGGTGGTATCGATGGCGACTACGGCCGGTTTTACGACCGACAGCATCGCCAAGTGGCCGCTGTTCCTGCCGATGCTGTTGTTGTGTTCGGCATTCATCGGCGGCTGCGCCGGCTCGACCGGCGGCGGCCTGAAGGTGATCCGTATTCTGCTGTTGTACCTGCAGGGCTCGCGCGAGTTGAAAAGGCTGGTGCACCCTAACGCGGTCTATACCATCAAATTGGGCAACCGCGCGCTGCCGGAACGCATTCTGGAGGCGGTGTGGGGATTTTTCTCCGCCTATGCGCTGGTGTTTATCGTCAGCATGCTGGCGATCATTGCTACCGGCGTTGATGATTTCTCCGCGTTTGCCGCAGTGACGGCAACGCTGAATAACCTCGGCCCCGGCCTGGGCGTAGTGGCGGATAACTTCACCACGATGCCGGCGGCGGCCAAGTGGATCCTGGTGGTGACGATGCTGTTCGGGCGCCTGGAAGTGTTTACATTGCTGGTGCTGTTCACGCCAACCTTCTGGCGTGAGTGAGCCTGATATAAGGAGTACGCCATGAAGGCATTGATACTTTATTCGAGCCGTGACGGGCAAACACGTGCTATCGCTTCTTATATAGCAAGCAAATTGCAGGATACGCTGCGCTGTGAGGTGATCGATCTGCTGCAGGCGGAACAGGTCGACCTTAATCAGTATCAGCTGGTGATGATCGGTGCTTCTATCCGTTACGGGCACTTTAACCCGGTGTTGGATAAATTCGTCAAACGTCATGCCGAGCAGCTGAATCGAATGCCGAGCGCGTTCTTTGCCGTGAACCTGACGGCGCGCAAACCGGAAAAGCGCTCGCCGCAAACCAACGCTTATACCCGCAAGTTTCTGCTGGCCTCGCCGTGGCAGCCAAAACAGTGCGCGGTGTTTGCCGGCGCATTGCGTTATCCGCGCTATCGCTGGTTCGACCGCATCATGATTCAATTTATTATGCGTATGACGGGTGGTGAAACGGATACCAGTAAGGAAGTGGAGTACACCGATTGGCAGCAGGTCGATCGTTTCGCCCAGGAATTTAGCCAGATCCCGTACGAAAAGTGACAAAAACGCGGGTTTGGCCAGCGTTTTGCCGAAAAAATCCGCGCTTGAAAAGTTTTTTGCATTTAGGGGTTGCGGCCTGCCGAGAACTCCCTATAATGCGCCTCCACTGACCGGGAACAACGACTGACAAGCCGCCGGGTCAGCGAAAAGAAAGCAAAATAAATGCTTGACTCTCCGGGCTAAAAGCGTATTATACGCAGCCCGCGCCGATGAGTTTCTCGGCACTGCTCTTTAACAATTTATCAGACAATCTGTGTGGGCACTCCACAAGACGATATCCAGCATCTTCGGATGCAAAAAAATATCAAGTCTTGAAGAGTGACTAACTGAAGTAAAATTCATGCAGTAAATCTTTGAGCATCGCTTCTCGAGTGGAAGCACATCAAGCTTTTAATTGAAGAGTTTGATCATGGCTCAGATTGAACGCTGGCGGCAGGCTTAACACATGCAAGTCGAGCGGTAGCACAGGGGAGCTTGCTCCCTGGGTGACGAGCGGCGGACGGGTGAGTAATGTCTGGGAAACTGCCTGATGGAGGGGGATAACTACTGGAAACGGTAGCTAATACCGCATAACGTCGCAAGACCAAAGAGGGGGACCTTCGGGCCTCTTGCCATCAGATGTGCCCAGATGGGATTAGCTAGTAGGTGGGGTAATGGCTCACCTAGGCGACGATCCCTAGCTGGTCTGAGAGGATGACCAGCCACACTGGAACTGAGACACGGTCCAGACTCCTACGGGAGGCAGCAGTGGGGAATATTGCACAATGGGCGCAAGCCTGATGCAGCCATGCCGCGTGTGTGAAGAAGGCCTTCGGGTTGTAAAGCACTTTCAGCGAGGAGGAAGGTGGTGAGTTTAATACGCTCATCAATTGACGTTACTCGCAGAAGAAGCACCGGCTAACTCCGTGCCAGCAGCCGCGGTAATACGGAGGGTGCAAGCGTTAATCGGAATTACTGGGCGTAAAGCGCACGCAGGCGGTTTGTTAAGTCAGATGTGAAATCCCCGGGCTCAACCTGGGAACTGCATTTGAAACTGGCAAGCTAGAGTCTCGTAGAGGGGGGTAGAATTCCAGGTGTAGCGGTGAAATGCGTAGAGATCTGGAGGAATACCGGTGGCGAAGGCGGCCCCCTGGACGAAGACTGACGCTCAGGTGCGAAAGCGTGGGGAGCAAACAGGATTAGATACCCTGGTAGTCCACGCTGTAAACGATGTCGATTTGGAGGTTGTGCCCTTGAGGCGTGGCTTCCGGAGCTAACGCGTTAAATCGACCGCCTGGGGAGTACGGCCGCAAGGTTAAAACTCAAATGAATTGACGGGGGCCCGCACAAGCGGTGGAGCATGTGGTTTAATTCGATGCAACGCGAAGAACCTTACCTACTCTTGACATCCAGAGAACTTTCCAGAGATGGATTGGTGCCTTCGGGAACTCTGAGACAGGTGCTGCATGGCTGTCGTCAGCTCGTGTTGTGAAATGTTGGGTTAAGTCCCGCAACGAGCGCAACCCTTATCCTTTGTTGCCAGCGGTTCGGCCGGGAACTCAAAGGAGACTGCCAGTGATAAACTGGAGGAAGGTGGGGATGACGTCAAGTCATCATGGCCCTTACGAGTAGGGCTACACACGTGCTACAATGGCGTATACAAAGAGAAGCGACCTCGCGAGAGCAAGCGGACCTCATAAAGTACGTCGTAGTCCGGATTGGAGTCTGCAACTCGACTCCATGAAGTCGGAATCGCTAGTAATCGTAGATCAGAATGCTACGGTGAATACGTTCCCGGGCCTTGTACACACCGCCCGTCACACCATGGGAGTGGGTTGCAAAAGAAGTAGGTAGCTTAACCTTCGGGAGGGCGCTTACCACTTTGTGATTCATGACTGGGGTGAAGTCGTAACAAGGTAACCGTAGGGGAACCTGCGGTTGGATCACCTCCTTACCTAAAGATATTGCTTCGAGTGGCGTGCTCACACAGATTGTCTGATGAAAAAGTAACGAGCAAAAGCGTCATAAAAGTACGGTGTCGTGTCCCCTTCGTCTAGAGGCCTAGGACACCGCCCTTTCACGGCGGTAACAGGGGTTCGAATCCCCTAGGGGACGCCAAGCTTCCGACCCACCCGGTGAAAGCGGCGGTCTTCAGTATCTGACGATACACCATATCTTAAAGATGACTTTCGAGTCATGTTTAAGATATTGCTCTTTAACAATCTGGAACAAGCTGAAAATTGAAACATGACGGCTGAAATTCATTCCTCCGTAGAAGTACCGGAATGAAGAGTAACCTGTCATAGAGTCTCTCAAATGTTTGCAACTTGAACGATGGAAACATCTTCGGGTTGTGAGGTTAAGTGACTAAGCGTACACGGTGGATGCCTAGGCAGTCAGAGGCGATGAAGGGCGTGCTAATCTGCGAAAAGCGTCGGTAAGGTGATATGAACCGTTATAACCGGCGATACCCGAATGGGGAAACCCAGTGTGTTTCGACACACTATCATGTCATGAATACATAGTGGCATGAGGCGAACCGG comes from Serratia sarumanii and encodes:
- the fre gene encoding NAD(P)H-flavin reductase, whose amino-acid sequence is MTILSCKVTSVEAITDTVYRVRLVPEQPFSFKAGQYLMVVMDERDKRPFSLASTPTQQDYIELHIGASELNLYAMAVMDRILKEQAITVDVPHGDAWLREEGSRPLVLIAGGTGFSYARSILLTALEQQPDRDISIYWGGRELKHLYDLSELEALSLQHPNLKVIPVVEQPEAEWRGRSGTVLSAVLQDFGTLAEHDIYIAGRFEMAKIARERFCAERGALEAHMFGDAFSFI
- the fadA gene encoding acetyl-CoA C-acyltransferase FadA, which translates into the protein MENVVIVDAVRTPMGRSKGGAFRQVRAEDLSAHLMREVLSRNPALDAAEIDDIYWGCVQQTLEQGFNIARNAALLAEIPHRVPAVTVNRLCGSSMQALHDAARAIMVGDAHVSLIGGVEHMGHVPMNHGVDFHPGLSRSVAKAAGMMGLTAEMLAKMHNISRQMQDEFAARSHQRAHAATLAGYFKNEIIPTNGHDADGVLTRYDFDEVIRPETTVESLSALRPAFDPVNGTVTAGSSSALSDGASAMLLMSESRAKALGLKARARIRSMAVVGCDPSIMGYGPVPASKLALKRAGLSVQDIDLFELNEAFAAQSLPCIKDLGLMDSIDDKINLNGGAIALGHPLGCSGSRISTTLLNNMERRDAQFGLATMCIGLGQGIATVFERV
- the fadB gene encoding fatty acid oxidation complex subunit alpha FadB, whose amino-acid sequence is MLYQGETLQLHWLDNGIAELVFNAPGSVNKLDTRTVASLGEALTVLENQPELKGLLLRSSKAAFIVGADITEFLSLFAAPAEKLQEWLVFANNVFNRLEDLPVPTISAINGYALGGGCECILATDFRVASPDARIGLPETKLGIMPGFGGSVRLPRLLGNDSALEIIAAGKDVSAKEALKVGLVDAVVAPEKLAEAALNMLQQAIDGKLDWRAARQPKLEPLKLSPIEAAMSFTTAKGMVLQTAGKHYPAPMTAVKTIEAAAKLGRDEALKLETASFVPLARSNEARALVGIFLNDQFVKGQAKKLAKNVDAPKQAAVLGAGIMGGGIAYQSALKGVPVIMKDISDKSLTLGMSEAAKLLNKQLERGKLDGLKMAQVLSTIQPTLDYAGIERAQVIVEAVVENPKVKAAVLSEVETLIGEDTVLASNTSTIPINHLAKSLKRPQNFCGMHFFNPVHRMPLVEIIRGEQTSDDTIAKVVAYASRMGKTPIVVNDCPGFFVNRVLFPYFAGFSLLLRDGADFRQIDKVMEKQFGWPMGPAYLLDVVGIDTAHHAQAVMAAGFPDRMSKDYRDAIDVMFDNQRFGQKNQLGFYRYSQDSKGKPRKDNDEQTDALLAEVSKPRQTISDEEIIARMMIPMINEVVRCLEEKIVASPAEADMALVYGIGFPPFHGGAFRYLDTLGTANYVELAQRYAHLGALYQVPAGLRAKAERNESYYPVATPLSDVATRQPA
- the pepQ gene encoding Xaa-Pro dipeptidase, with protein sequence METLASLYNDHLAELQKRAREVLERNKLDALLIHSGELQKVFLDDHSYPFKVNAHFKAWVPVTSVPNCWLWIDGVNKPKLWFYSPVDYWHSVEPLPDSFWTKSLELMPLANADAIAQQLPPQRERVGYIGYAQQRARDLGIPSENINPKAVLNYLDFHRSIKTGYELACMREAQKTAVTGHRAAHEAFLSGMSEFDINLAYLTATGHRDTDVPYDNIVALNEHASVLHYTKLDHQPPAESLSFLIDAGAEYNGYAADLTRTYAAQNGSEFAHLVKDLNGEQLALIDTIKTGVRYTDYHVQMHQRIAKLLKNHKLVNGLSEEAMVETGITTPFLPHGLGHPLGLQVHDAAGFMQDEQGTHLAAPAKYPFLRCTRVLQPGMVLTIEPGLYFIESLLAPWRSGEFKQHFAWDRIDALKPYGGIRIEDNIVIHEKRIENMTRDLNLA
- a CDS encoding IMPACT family protein, which gives rise to MRPYPIPAEATCFTEEIKKSRFITLLAPTCGVEAAKTFIQQVRDEHPAARHHCWAFVAGSPDDSQQLGFSDDGEPSGTAGKPILAQLMGSGIGEVTAVVVRYYGGVKLGTGGLVKAYGNGVQQALKQLALAQKVPEAEYILQCDYAQLALVGNLLQQTAGRILQGEYGAAVVLHLALPATEVELFGNKLRDLSRGNLQLTPISQ
- the trkH gene encoding Trk system potassium transporter TrkH — protein: MHFRAITRIVGLLVILFSGTMFIPGLVALIYRDGAGRAFSQTFFVALTIGLMLWWPNRKQKHELKPREGFLIVVLFWTVLGSVGALPFLFSERPNLSLTDAFFESFSGLTTTGATTLVGLDSLPKAILFYRQMLQWMGGMGIIVLAVAILPILGVGGMQLYRAEMPGPLKDNKMRPRIAETAKTLWLIYVLLTVACALALWGAGMSVFDAIGHSFSTIAIGGFSTHDASIGYYASPTINTIIAVFLLISGCNYGLHFALLSGRSLKVYGRDPEFRMFIFVQLTLVVVCTLVLWGHGVYKSGMETLNQAFFQVVSMATTAGFTTDSIAKWPLFLPMLLLCSAFIGGCAGSTGGGLKVIRILLLYLQGSRELKRLVHPNAVYTIKLGNRALPERILEAVWGFFSAYALVFIVSMLAIIATGVDDFSAFAAVTATLNNLGPGLGVVADNFTTMPAAAKWILVVTMLFGRLEVFTLLVLFTPTFWRE
- the hemG gene encoding menaquinone-dependent protoporphyrinogen IX dehydrogenase, with translation MKALILYSSRDGQTRAIASYIASKLQDTLRCEVIDLLQAEQVDLNQYQLVMIGASIRYGHFNPVLDKFVKRHAEQLNRMPSAFFAVNLTARKPEKRSPQTNAYTRKFLLASPWQPKQCAVFAGALRYPRYRWFDRIMIQFIMRMTGGETDTSKEVEYTDWQQVDRFAQEFSQIPYEK